The following proteins are encoded in a genomic region of Prosthecobacter sp.:
- a CDS encoding toll/interleukin-1 receptor domain-containing protein: MAEEFTHDVFLSHSAKDKSIVRDIAERLKKDGGKVWFDEWVLKPGDSIPAKIEEGLERSRVLVLCMSANAFGSDWAQLESGTFRFRDPLNKERRFEPVRKFV; the protein is encoded by the coding sequence ATGGCAGAAGAATTTACCCACGACGTCTTCCTCAGCCACAGCGCCAAGGACAAGTCCATCGTCCGCGACATCGCCGAGCGGCTCAAAAAAGACGGCGGCAAGGTCTGGTTCGATGAGTGGGTGCTCAAGCCCGGCGACAGCATCCCGGCGAAGATCGAGGAAGGGCTGGAGCGCTCCCGCGTGCTCGTGCTCTGCATGTCGGCGAATGCGTTCGGCTCGGACTGGGCGCAGTTGGAGTCCGGCACGTTCCGCTTTCGCGACCCGCTGAACAAGGAGCGCCGCTTCGAGCCTGTCAGAAAGTTTGTGTGA
- a CDS encoding toll/interleukin-1 receptor domain-containing protein: MPDDFRYDVFLSHSAKDKPIVRDIAERLKKDGLKVWFDEWEIKPGDSIPSKIDAGLEYSRVLALFMSANAFGSDWAALESYSLRFRDPLNKDGRFIPVKLDDAPIKTSLAQFLYIDWSGRDNDHAYSQLLTACRAIGNTVRDEKGAGTSTTDKGSRILIDEGHQQIKWVGYPTAGKGYSSVFNSLNDVVVKSTTAGTSFSSSLLNQSDVLLMPMPFGTIVNPDEYEAIAQWVYAGHGLMILGNYLMEGHHHTNFNHLARIFSLEFSQDLVMPCDREDFRSCVGQAFGTRPELQTSFEVIAKPVDHPLVTGVKRLALQSSCTVLSRSDVDITAFSQQSLSVMKAVGPKDGSGKIQQIQDYVLDKRAPVCFAAGTSHGRGRVLAVGSWKTFLNEFTENPALDNGRLFQNAIAWLTPTK, encoded by the coding sequence ATGCCCGACGACTTCCGCTACGACGTCTTCCTCAGCCACAGCGCCAAGGACAAACCCATCGTCCGCGACATCGCCGAGCGGCTTAAGAAGGACGGTCTCAAGGTCTGGTTCGATGAATGGGAGATCAAACCCGGCGACAGCATCCCATCGAAGATTGATGCAGGATTGGAGTATTCTCGTGTGCTGGCCCTGTTCATGTCGGCCAACGCGTTTGGCTCGGACTGGGCAGCGTTGGAGAGTTACTCTCTCAGGTTCAGGGACCCTCTAAACAAAGACGGGCGATTCATTCCTGTGAAGCTCGACGATGCACCGATCAAAACCAGTCTGGCGCAGTTTCTTTACATCGATTGGTCCGGAAGAGACAACGATCATGCCTATTCACAGTTGCTCACTGCTTGCCGAGCCATCGGGAATACGGTGCGTGATGAGAAGGGGGCGGGAACGAGCACCACTGACAAGGGAAGTCGAATCCTCATCGATGAGGGCCACCAGCAAATTAAATGGGTTGGGTACCCCACCGCCGGGAAAGGCTACTCATCCGTCTTCAATAGCTTGAACGATGTCGTAGTTAAATCGACCACTGCCGGGACGTCTTTTTCAAGCAGTCTGCTGAACCAGAGTGATGTCCTGCTGATGCCAATGCCATTTGGAACCATCGTCAATCCCGATGAATATGAAGCCATCGCCCAGTGGGTTTATGCAGGTCATGGTTTGATGATCCTTGGCAATTATCTCATGGAGGGTCATCACCACACCAATTTCAATCACCTGGCCCGTATTTTCAGCCTCGAATTCTCCCAAGATTTAGTCATGCCGTGTGATCGAGAAGATTTTCGAAGCTGTGTCGGACAGGCCTTCGGCACTCGTCCTGAGTTGCAGACCTCATTCGAGGTCATCGCCAAGCCCGTTGACCATCCGCTTGTGACGGGAGTAAAGCGCCTTGCGCTCCAGTCTTCGTGTACGGTTCTTTCCAGGAGTGATGTGGACATAACAGCATTCAGCCAACAGTCCCTGAGCGTAATGAAAGCGGTTGGTCCAAAGGACGGAAGTGGCAAGATTCAACAAATTCAGGATTATGTGTTGGATAAGCGTGCTCCGGTTTGCTTTGCGGCAGGCACTTCACACGGAAGGGGCAGGGTTCTCGCAGTAGGTTCATGGAAAACCTTTTTGAACGAGTTCACCGAAAACCCAGCACTGGATAATGGCAGACTGTTCCAAAATGCCATCGCTTGGCTAACCCCCACCAAATAA